In the genome of Lactuca sativa cultivar Salinas chromosome 3, Lsat_Salinas_v11, whole genome shotgun sequence, the window atttcctgTCAATGTGTCTAGACCTGTCATGATccattggttccttggctaaggcaaccgcactatcgttgtcacaaaaaatctccacaggctcctttatagctggtacaactccaagatctccgatgaaCTTCTTCAGCCATATCGTCTCTTTTgtcgcttcgcttgctgctatgtactctgattcgcatgttgaatcaactacagtctcctacttggaacttttccaagtaatcgctCCACCATTCAGGGAAAACACCCAGACCGATTGGGAGCAGAAATTATCTATGTCggtttgaaagttggcatcactataccccaacactctcaagtcatcactcccaccatgTAACACctaaaaatttcaaaccaatttaaacttttaaaacatgtcaagttcatcaaaacattacaactttgttttcaaaatattatttatcagGGTATTCCCAGAAACATTAACATAATATGCTGAGTTGtacaatcatgccttcgccttgccgcggtcccctgatgtacctgaaacaatacactgaaactgtaagcccgaaagcttaggtGCTATTTGTTTTTCCGAAGTGAATCTGtctgaagtctgcggaccacctctgcagccctctgcagcagaagaggtggaccaaagtgCTGCAGACTGTAATgagaagcatgtttgtttttttaacgtctgcagactgctgcagatattaaaaaatttaaaataaagtaatttaataaaccgaaaaatagtttgttaataccaaaaatttaataattgtagtcttaaaacattgaaataaaattCAAACAACGAAATTAGtcttaaaataacatttttaaataaaattcataCAACCAAACTTTAATAATTTTCATTCCATATTTTGCATCAATTGTTCGGCAATTTCATCCCGTAACTGGCTCATATATTCACGGTCCGCAGCAGTACCATGTGTTGGAATCTCATCTTCATCATTATCAACGACCGTATTGTTATTCCGAACCGAGACATTTGGTTCATCATATCGTGCAAAAAACTCATCACGTAGTCTCTCTCTTCTTATAAAATTATGAAGCGCAAAACATGCTAGGGTAATGTTTCGTTGTGTAACCAACGAGAATGGTGCCATCCTCTTCAGTATAGGGAATCGTGCTTTCAAGACACCAAAAGCACGCTCAATGACATTCCGAAGTTTTGCGTGTCCATggttaaatttttctttattcgTTAATGCACGTCTTCGACGGAAATCTCCAAGCCAATACCTAACATTACGGTACGGTGCCATAAAACCTCGAATGTTTGCATAGGcggcatcacaaagataatatttatctgtaaaaaaacaaaaaaaaagtcatTTATTTTCAAATAAAGATAAAACTATTTAAATAACCATAAATTTACCTGGAGGTGGAAGCGGGAATGGTGCATGTGGATTTGCTAATGCTTCTGATAAAATTCTAGAATCGTGTGCTATCCCTTCCCAACCGGCAACAACAAACGTAAACATCATGTTAAAGTCACATATTGCCAATACGTTTTGGTAACAATCGCCTTTTCCCCTACTTCTATATAAATCCTGTTTGTTTGCAGGGACAACAgcatgtatcaaagtgccatcAAGTGCACCAACTGCTCCCTTTAACACCCGCCGTAGCCTCCTATTATGTCCCGGAATGTTTGGATTCGGATTAAAAGATGTTGGTACTATAATGTCATGTGCGAAAAGCAACATTTTGTCCAACACTTCATGAAAAAACTTATGAATTGTTTGCTTTGAGTGTTGAAATCTCCGCTTGATAATCACATAACGTTGGTTATGACCGATCATCATCAAAAACATAGCCATCTTCTCCTCAACCGACACATGTTTGCTATCCTTTAACGCGTAGTTTACTCTAAAATGAGCACATAGCCGGACAAATGATTCACGAGACATGCGTAGCACTTCAAGACATTGTAGAGGATTACGGTGAAgtaactctaacgtaaattcatgtCCTGTCATTTCCGAATCGTTGTCCCGCACTCGTTTGACACCCCTCTTCCAAAAGTAGCGGACGTACAAATACATAAGAATTATGAGTAGTATCTTTTTGTCGTGATCCATTACAAACCTATTAATCAAGaaaacatataataacataagataaTAATATAACATAAGATAATAAcataagataataataataacataagataATAATATAACATAAGATAATAACATAAATCTCAAGTACcaaaaaaatataacataaatttcaagtaccaaaaaaatataacataaatttcaagtaccaaaaaacatatcataaatccCAAGTAACAAATAACCAAATAACATTCAAGTACCAAATAACCAAATAacattcaagtaccaaaacatatCATAAATCCCAAGTAGCAAATaaccaaataacatataaacttaACGAACAATCTTTCCATCCTTTAAAACTCCTAAACTTGTAGCTGTCATCTCGATCCATCCTCTTAATATTTGTGGATCATTAGGCAAATTTACCCACATCTCTCTAATATTCATGGTCCCTCCAAAAATGTGATACGCAGCAAATCGTATAGGGTCTATTGGGTCTAACTCGAGCAACTCAAGCTTCTCTAAACACTGGGGAATTGTTGGCCCTTGAGTCAAATGGCGTAGAGCTTTTTGCATCTCCAGTGCTAAATCATCAGCAGTAATAGAAGCTTTAGGCGAGGCACAAGAAGGTGGATCAGGTGAGGCACTAGGAGCTCGAGGTCTAGGAGTTGAGGGTTTAGCCCTTTTGTTGGGGTTACCAGAAGGTGAAGCAGCATAAGGTGAATCAGCAGAAGGTGAAGCAGCAGAAGGTGGAGTTTGAGTAAAATGTTCACTTGTATGATTGGAAAAAAAATCATCTTCATCTATGTTAATGGAAGGGGCGTCCAAAAGCTATAATGGTGCGCCATGGAAAGAAGATGATCCCGATGGTGTTTGGGATGTGGCATAGCTGAGATTACCAGATGCACTGCTTCCATCAAAGAGTTCTGCACAAAGCTCTGGAAACAATAATGGGACGGTTTTCAAAGAAGCGGCTTTCGGATGTCCCTAAACGCAATCAATGTAACATAAGATAATAATAtaacaaaatacatataaatgtgtgtgtgtgtgtgtgtgtatatatatatatatatatatatatatatatatatatatatgtatgtatacctTTTTAAAGTCCTCCCACTCCTCATTTGTTAAGTTAAAAGTATTTGTTTGTGGGTTGTAAAGGTTTCCAGTTTTGTTTTTTAAGTATAACCATCCTGTGTATTTGGCTTTAAGGTTATCATAGGCGTTTTTTAATTGTCGTTGATTCAAATCCACGCCATACTTTTCCTTAATAGTTGTTCCTAACTTGTGCCATGATTGTTTGTGCAAACTCAAACCTTTTCTACCCACGGTTTGCACTTCTTCAATACAAGTTTGCAATAAGCATTTTGTTTGCTCATTGGTCCATGTATGTTTATCTCCCATtgctaataacaaaaaaaatatataaaatacatacttTAGCTACAAAGATTAATCATATTCCAACATAATCAACAAATAAGTTTAGCATATTCAACAACAATACATCATGAATGAACAAAAAAAACCATATAAGCAAATATTATGATTTCAACATGGAAACTTACATATAAGTTTATGATATCAGCATAAATCAacattcaacattcaacaaatataaatttcagcaAAAAATCTGTTTAAAGAACAATATATCATAAATTTTACATTCAACAAAGATTTTAACAAAGGTTGTAACATCTCAGCAACAAAATCCTAACTCAAATCAAAAAATTGGTACTCAAATTCATACAATTGATACTCAAATGCATAAGAAATCAGAAAATTGGTACTCAAATTCATACAATAGGTACTCAAATACATAAGAAatcagaagaaaaaaaaactgATCTTGAAACCGAGGGCAGCAAGAAATCAAAAAATTGGTCCTCAAATTCAAAGAATCGGTACTCAAATGCATAAGAAATCACAGAATTTGTACTCAATTTCATACAATCGGTACTCAAAACAATAAGAAActagaagaaaaaaaaactgaTCTTGAAACCGAGGGCAGCAAGAAATCGGAAAATTGGTCCTCAAATTCAAAGAATCGGTACTCAAATGCATAAGAAATCACAGAATTTGTACTCAATTTCATACAATCGGTACTCAATTTCATATAATTGGTACTCAGAAAAAAAAATGTTACCTGATGAATCGAGGGCAGCACGATGGCAGCAGCAAGCAGCGGCGGCGACCGGCGTTGCAGAAGAGAACGGCGAAGGCGACCGGCGATGGGGTGGCAGCGGAGGCTGGAGTCGAGTCGGACCACCTCTGGATCGATAGTTGGCTgccgagaagaagaaggagaaagaaCGAGAAGGCAGCgacgtttttttttgtttagggCAAAGAGTGTTTTCTTTAGATGAGGTTAGAAGTAGTTAGAAGAGATAAGTCCACTGCTGCGTGGGGAAGAGGACGGGAAGAGGTTTTTGAACCCAAAGTCTGCAAAAAAACAAACTGCTGCGAACCTAAAAGTgctgcgcgtgtgctgcgccacGCAGCACTAAGAGGTTAGaagagttttttaaaaaaaacaaacgcagccttagtgagttacccccaaaataccgatacacatacagtctaCATAACCATGTCAACaacaacatatcataacaaactgaACAGAACAACACATAATAGGTCCACAACCCTACAAATTGTAATACCCACGAGCCCAAAGTACAAGTCTCCCTCagcccgtaactggaatgctcccgagcccacagtacgagtctcccttattGCATAATTGGAATGCTCCTAGGGTTTTTTGGCTACCGtacgaagcagtacaacctcaacccatcccatataacatacacataacataaccattgagcatgcaataatcatataatatcacaggtagtcctacaggtctacctaactggcataaccactaacatgaaacactaactcatactcaacatctaACACTGCTAGGATAAGATATCCATTGGGCCgggcttggtgccttagaccccttagtatagtgatgataactcacctcgcaattgtCGTCTGAAACTAGAAAGCTCAACTCCCGGATCTCCAagacgaactccaccacctatagttaccataaaatcctttttcataaatctacaaattaccataataccctcataaagtcaactggtcaacccttggtccaagtcaaagtccacagtcaaagtcaacaatccatgttgactcaactcgtcgagtgcagttcactgactcgtcgagtccttcctgaactcgaaaagtcgtgaaatccttgattggctcgtcgagttcccttttaactcgccgagttcatacgtgtccaataattgggagaaaccctagccgactcgccgagttgaaggcaATCTTCaatggaatcgccgagttgttcatccaactcgtccaGTTCATGGCCATCATCAATGGGCTCGCCAAGTTGttcctccaactcgctgagtccttgCAGACCTTCATCCATGCAgacgctttttaagccatggcaaggttccagattacagatccaagcttctatggcatgtttatcacgtaaagtcgcAAACTTTGCGTGCATGCAAAGCTTTAAGACCCTTAAATGGCAAAACTAAGCTTGCAATGAAGTCCCACACTTGAGGGAAGGATCCTACTAGGCAAGGCTGATgactttatggatctagaggtcaaagggagtctagatctgaagttacaactccaGATCATAGCTTAACCATGGGGAAGCCTTTCATAAAATCCATCCAAAGGAGGTTAAAAGAGAGATGAGCTAAAGGAACAACTTAATACCTTCCAGAGAGTGACAACTGATGAATCTCTTAGCTCCCCACGAGTTCTTAGCCTTGACTTCCTTGCTTCCCCAAGTGCTTCCTTCTCCAAAGTTCCTCCTCCAAGCTTACACTCAccaaaagaacacacacacacgatttagggtttgagagggacaAGGGGCAGTAAAGGGGAGGCTAGGGGAgaccaatgatcctttaaatagggtgcaaaaccccgagatttagggtttcatctaccagctcctactcgtcgagtcccttcttggactcggcaagtaggtcatTAAAATACGTGGAccaactcgctgctactcgacgagtagggcactcaactcgtcgagtagcccttgAAATCAAGAAACTCACAAATTAAATCAATACCTGAAAAttagggcgttacaattctcccctacttgaactagacttcgtcctcgagtCTGCTACAACGAATAACTTCGGGTAGTGCTCCTGCATTTCAGCCTTcgtctcccacgtccactcagaccccctccgatgctcccactgTACTTTCACCAagggtatctccttattcctcataATCTTCATTTTCTTCTCCAGTATGGCCACATGCCTCTCTACGTAATTCAGGcgttcatcaacctgaatatcatccagcgATACCACCTCCTCTTGATCCGTAttgcactttcgcagctgcgaaacgtggaaagtgttgtgtatccgactaagctcctccggCAGCTCTAGCCTGTAagctaccttgccaaccctggcaatgatcTTGAACAACCTAATATAtcagggacccaattttcccttcttcctgaagcggatcatgcatttccagggagagaccttcaggagtaccatgtcaccgacctaAAACTCTATCTCGGAGCGGCGccggtcggcgtaactcttctgccgactctgagcggtttgCAGCCGCTGCCTAATCTgttgaatcttctcggtagtctaCAAGATCACCTCCGTCCTAACCATCACCCAGTGGCCAACCTCCCCCCAACAAACAAGGGTGTGACATCTCCGCCCGTACAACAGCTCTAATGGAGGGGCGCCAAGgctagaatgatagttgttgttgtaggcgaactccgcaagcggtaggtgagaatcccaactcccaccgaaatcaatgacacacgccctcaacatgtcctcaagggtctgaatagtccgctcactctggctgtctgtctgcgggtggaatgttgtgctgaagtgcaaccgcgtgcc includes:
- the LOC111891307 gene encoding uncharacterized protein LOC111891307; its protein translation is MTGHEFTLELLHRNPLQCLEVLRMSRESFVRLCAHFRVNYALKDSKHVSVEEKMAMFLMMIGHNQRYVIIKRRFQHSKQTIHKFFHEVLDKMLLFAHDIIVPTSFNPNPNIPGHNRRLRRVLKGAVGALDGTLIHAVVPANKQDLYRSRGKGDCYQNVLAICDFNMMFTFVVAGWEGIAHDSRILSEALANPHAPFPLPPPDKYYLCDAAYANIRGFMAPYRNVRYWLGDFRRRRALTNKEKFNHGHAKLRNVIERAFGVLKARFPILKRMAPFSLVTQRNITLACFALHNFIRRERLRDEFFARYDEPNVSVRNNNTVVDNDEDEIPTHGTAADREYMSQLRDEIAEQLMQNME